Proteins encoded together in one uncultured Sphaerochaeta sp. window:
- a CDS encoding EAL domain-containing protein — protein MNEVGLSGPSKERMLSINNLPGGVGVYELGDEIRATYLSRGLSKLLAYTPKEFHNYNELDLLDSVHERERKRIKAVFQKLKSSHKELDISFRLQRKEDRFIRLLGRYSRHHGQFPVYYLVASDVSEAHQNALALERQNTRLQFAFSHSTLEMWEYHLDEDRLVPLSRKVLGGHAPLEIHNPAAFLLEEGYIHPDFSVTLNHDFAQLQAGNEPDSILSVRSVAGSYRWLRLSYAFLSDGEHDHRRAIGIFQDVHDEIAMRLQALGQDKAFFGGFNLDSGTAVLADNRVWKMMAGCDDFYTMYDSVLQEAIQKEYLPVFHEIDTSEKLKQFVETGKKELTIEAKMIHPFHKEDGYRWVRFHFNVSVANNTTIGYIAIKDIEASKVQEQALEKRAHSDSLTGVYNRFSLEELVSRYLRDGGSSLFFLIDIDRFKLINDTYGHDLGDRVLKRIAFLMRTVFPQGTIIGRLGGDEFVAYIPHVTEALRGAGDELCRLIAEDRTLGILFTCSLGYCISPEDGITFNELYQHADLALYHSKNHGRNQCTHYASEMGMHNTRCWTNHEWMLDNLPDTVYLSDMQSYNLLFLNKAGREIYSPDTSFIGKKCYEVIFHRDQVCEHCRFQSLSYDSYSFWQQTDEFGSVWLCKEKLILFNEKPAKLAILVDQLKQAKQIAEKSVTQPTKLHLSRSSYFKLLQRGDSSWDYDVNHDLLTLFVFVGGQPYVEQVHGFLKSNASIKAMLAEDRPLFREALRKRIVEPEGSPIQVRLTLSSGSFIPVLISWYYMSHRIGGNVVRFSPFGYISPESPLKEILQDFTVALLHLACERDTVTLLLANRKFHEMFNSEEKTLGKDPLGWLLPSERNNVLSRMRSLQENHQRGETFMVVGHDNRYFSLTCQLGTCYGYVQMVTLTLQDVSREHKLQQLNKRMLPYIEQSKEGIAVFSLESYSLDLQYANETLAVLLGYEREDLIAQLKNNAIQLFYPEDRTLLLRHVERQSMTSITSDPFNLRLVKKDGDIIWCRITFRQMGIQGRGEPFSLLIEDLSESMHDEKVLQQVQEQLSFALNHNLVTGLYTRQRFYEACREFLDTHINTSFVMVYWNIERFSVLNELLGFDRGNQVLQLVARSLRDFIKDHGVYGHVGADHFAACIPKEMSSASKLKQAIDIEHIGQDIGLHLSMVFGMYEIEDPSQGIPSLLDKAHSASKISRFRNREGYAFYEPSIRSDTFNEQDVLNEMQGALDGGQFTFFLQPIYDIQGMHIHSAEALSRWVHPTRGVIPPKQFIPVFEKYGFITALDMSVLSSVCAFIAEQKIDIPISINLSRIDVNNKNIVKLILQTTESYAVDHSYIQFEITESAYIDNPVQMSELVSELKSHGFTILMDDFGSGYSSLHMLSTLPMDIIKVDRSFIYEIGENNRSKAVLSSIIQMGKELGMDMVVEGVENEGHHEFLSEAGALFGQGFYYQRPMEREAFLKLLIHG, from the coding sequence ATGAACGAGGTTGGGCTAAGCGGCCCTAGTAAAGAGCGAATGCTTTCTATCAACAACCTTCCCGGTGGAGTGGGGGTATATGAGCTCGGCGACGAGATACGTGCAACCTATCTCAGCAGAGGGTTGTCCAAACTGCTCGCATACACCCCGAAGGAGTTCCACAACTACAATGAACTGGATTTGCTGGACTCCGTACATGAGAGAGAGCGAAAACGCATCAAGGCAGTTTTCCAGAAACTGAAGAGCAGCCACAAGGAATTGGATATATCCTTTCGATTGCAGCGCAAGGAGGATCGTTTCATCAGGTTGCTTGGTAGGTACAGCCGTCACCATGGTCAATTTCCAGTATATTACCTCGTGGCAAGTGATGTTTCTGAAGCACACCAAAATGCCCTTGCACTGGAAAGACAGAATACCAGGCTCCAGTTTGCATTTTCTCACTCTACCTTGGAAATGTGGGAATATCATCTTGATGAAGATCGTCTAGTTCCTTTATCAAGGAAGGTTCTTGGTGGTCATGCTCCCCTTGAAATTCACAATCCTGCTGCTTTCTTGCTTGAAGAGGGGTATATCCATCCTGACTTCTCAGTGACCCTGAACCATGATTTTGCTCAATTACAAGCTGGCAATGAACCAGATTCAATTCTTTCAGTCCGGAGTGTAGCAGGTTCCTACCGTTGGTTGAGATTAAGTTATGCTTTTCTCTCAGATGGAGAGCATGATCACCGAAGAGCGATAGGGATTTTTCAGGATGTACATGATGAGATAGCAATGCGACTGCAGGCTTTGGGGCAGGATAAAGCCTTTTTTGGAGGGTTCAATCTAGATTCTGGGACAGCTGTACTTGCAGACAATCGTGTTTGGAAGATGATGGCTGGCTGTGATGATTTCTACACCATGTATGATTCAGTCCTGCAAGAAGCAATACAAAAGGAATATCTCCCTGTATTTCATGAAATTGACACGAGTGAGAAGCTGAAGCAATTTGTAGAGACTGGGAAGAAAGAACTCACGATAGAAGCAAAAATGATACACCCTTTCCATAAGGAAGATGGCTACAGATGGGTTAGGTTTCATTTCAATGTTTCTGTTGCCAATAATACTACCATTGGATATATCGCAATCAAGGACATTGAGGCAAGCAAGGTCCAGGAGCAGGCCTTGGAGAAGCGGGCACATAGTGACAGCCTTACCGGTGTGTATAACCGGTTTTCCCTTGAAGAGCTCGTTTCTCGATACCTTAGGGATGGTGGTAGCAGTCTTTTCTTCCTGATTGATATCGATCGATTCAAGTTGATAAATGATACCTATGGCCATGACCTCGGGGACCGTGTACTTAAGCGAATTGCTTTCCTGATGAGAACGGTGTTTCCACAGGGAACCATTATCGGCAGGCTGGGTGGTGATGAGTTTGTTGCATATATCCCGCATGTCACGGAGGCTCTGAGAGGTGCAGGAGATGAACTCTGCCGGCTTATTGCCGAAGATAGGACGCTTGGGATTCTCTTTACCTGTTCCCTTGGCTACTGTATCAGCCCTGAGGATGGAATAACGTTCAACGAACTTTATCAACATGCGGACCTTGCATTGTACCACTCGAAGAACCATGGACGAAACCAATGTACACACTATGCCTCTGAAATGGGGATGCATAATACCCGCTGTTGGACCAATCATGAATGGATGTTGGACAATCTTCCTGATACCGTTTACCTGAGCGATATGCAGAGCTATAACCTGCTCTTCCTGAACAAGGCTGGCAGAGAGATTTACTCTCCTGATACTAGCTTTATCGGCAAAAAATGCTATGAGGTAATTTTTCACAGGGACCAAGTATGTGAACACTGTCGCTTCCAATCTCTCAGCTATGATAGCTACAGTTTTTGGCAACAAACTGATGAGTTTGGTAGTGTATGGCTCTGCAAGGAGAAACTGATACTCTTCAACGAAAAGCCTGCAAAGCTTGCCATTCTGGTAGACCAATTGAAACAGGCCAAGCAAATTGCAGAGAAATCGGTTACACAACCGACGAAATTGCATCTTTCCCGGTCAAGCTACTTCAAGTTGTTGCAGCGAGGTGACTCCTCCTGGGACTATGATGTCAACCATGATCTACTTACCCTCTTTGTGTTTGTTGGTGGACAACCCTATGTGGAACAGGTTCATGGTTTCCTCAAAAGTAATGCTTCGATAAAAGCAATGCTTGCAGAAGATCGCCCACTGTTTCGCGAAGCGCTCAGGAAACGTATCGTTGAACCGGAAGGAAGTCCCATACAGGTTCGTCTCACACTTTCATCTGGTTCATTCATTCCTGTGTTGATCTCCTGGTACTACATGTCCCATCGCATTGGAGGAAATGTTGTTCGTTTTTCTCCCTTCGGATATATATCCCCAGAGAGTCCTCTGAAGGAGATTTTACAGGATTTCACCGTTGCTCTGCTCCATCTTGCTTGTGAGCGTGATACGGTCACCTTGCTCCTAGCGAATAGGAAATTCCATGAGATGTTCAATAGTGAAGAAAAAACACTGGGAAAAGACCCTCTAGGATGGCTTTTACCCTCAGAAAGGAACAATGTGCTCTCACGAATGAGAAGCTTGCAGGAGAATCACCAAAGGGGAGAGACGTTCATGGTGGTAGGCCATGACAACCGATACTTCTCGCTCACCTGTCAACTTGGAACCTGTTACGGTTATGTCCAGATGGTTACCTTAACCCTTCAGGATGTCAGTCGTGAACATAAATTGCAGCAACTGAACAAACGTATGCTGCCCTATATAGAACAGAGCAAGGAAGGTATTGCTGTATTCTCCCTGGAGTCGTACTCACTGGATCTGCAGTATGCCAATGAGACCCTTGCAGTTCTCCTGGGGTATGAACGTGAGGATTTGATAGCACAACTCAAGAACAATGCAATTCAACTCTTCTATCCTGAGGATAGAACCCTGCTACTGCGTCATGTGGAAAGACAAAGCATGACGAGCATCACATCGGATCCTTTCAATCTCCGACTTGTCAAGAAAGATGGTGATATCATTTGGTGCAGGATTACGTTCCGCCAGATGGGGATTCAGGGGAGAGGTGAGCCTTTCAGCTTGCTTATAGAAGACCTCTCTGAATCGATGCATGATGAAAAGGTACTGCAGCAAGTACAGGAACAACTGTCATTTGCCTTAAACCACAATCTGGTAACAGGTTTATATACACGACAGCGATTTTATGAGGCATGTCGTGAATTCCTTGATACTCATATTAATACCTCCTTTGTAATGGTGTACTGGAACATTGAACGGTTCTCAGTCTTGAATGAGTTGCTGGGATTTGATCGTGGAAATCAGGTTTTGCAACTCGTTGCTCGATCGTTGCGGGATTTCATCAAGGACCATGGAGTGTATGGACATGTTGGGGCAGACCATTTTGCTGCTTGCATACCCAAGGAAATGAGCAGCGCGAGCAAACTGAAACAAGCCATCGATATTGAACATATCGGACAGGATATTGGATTACATCTTTCAATGGTTTTCGGTATGTATGAGATTGAAGATCCCAGTCAAGGTATTCCCTCTCTACTGGATAAAGCGCACAGTGCTTCAAAGATTTCACGATTTCGTAATAGGGAAGGGTATGCGTTCTATGAACCTTCCATTCGGAGTGATACGTTCAATGAACAGGATGTACTCAATGAGATGCAGGGTGCTTTGGATGGCGGGCAGTTCACCTTCTTCCTACAACCCATTTATGATATCCAGGGAATGCACATACACTCTGCAGAGGCGCTATCTCGATGGGTACATCCGACCAGAGGGGTGATTCCCCCAAAGCAATTCATACCTGTTTTCGAGAAATATGGTTTCATTACTGCGCTGGATATGTCAGTTCTCTCCAGTGTATGTGCATTCATAGCTGAGCAAAAGATCGATATTCCTATCTCTATCAATCTCAGCAGGATCGATGTAAACAACAAGAATATCGTGAAGCTTATCCTGCAAACCACAGAATCATATGCTGTAGATCACTCGTACATTCAGTTTGAGATTACTGAGAGTGCCTACATAGACAATCCTGTGCAGATGTCTGAGTTGGTCAGTGAACTGAAGAGCCATGGTTTTACCATCTTGATGGATGACTTCGGCAGTGGTTACTCCTCTCTGCATATGCTCTCCACTTTGCCGATGGATATCATAAAGGTAGACCGTTCCTTTATTTATGAGATTGGTGAGAATAATCGCTCTAAAGCTGTGCTTTCCTCCATCATACAGATGGGAAAGGAACTGGGGATGGATATGGTGGTAGAGGGAGTGGAGAATGAGGGGCATCATGAATTCCTGAGTGAAGCCGGGGCTCTCTTTGGACAAGGATTCTATTATCAGCGGCCAATGGAGAGAGAAGCTTTCCTTAAGTTGCTCATACATGGTTGA